Within the Streptomyces sp. YIM 121038 genome, the region CTCGACGCGGAGCAGGAGGAGGCCACCGCCCGCGAGCTCGTGGCCCGCAAGCTGCGCTCCACCCGCGGCCTCGACCGCGACAAGCGGCTGCGCCGCCTCGCGGGCATGCTCGCCCGCAAGGGCTATCCGGAGGGCATGGCGCTGCGCGTGGTCCGCGAGGCGCTGGAGCAAGAGGGAGAGGACACGGAGGACCTCGGGTACGAGAGCCTCTGAGCGGACACCGGACCCACCGGGGCCGTCGCCCGCCGGACCCACCGGGGCGTCGCCTCGGGAGGACCTCCGGCGGTGAGGTCCGACGGGCCTCCGGGTGCGGCCCCGGCCCGAGGCGCCCGAGGTCCCGGGTGATCCCCGAAGCGAGATCCCTGTAGGGGGGTTAACCCCCCGTACAAGACGCCTGGTTGCCACCGTGCACAGGAACCTGTGCACAGGCGACTGTGTACGCATGGTTCACCACCAGGGCAGAAGCGAGGGGCGCGCCCCCAGCGGGGCCGCGAAAGATGGTCCGGTCGCGAAGTCCGGTCCCCCCGTCGGGTCCGGCCGCGCCGGGGCCGACGAGACCGGTCGCGCCGACGGCGCCGTGCCCGCTCCCGAAGAGCTGAGTGACCTGAAGGTCCTCAAGGCGCTGGCGCAGCCCCGGCGGCAGCAGATGCTCCAGCACCTCACCGTGCACGGGCCCGCCACGTCCGCGACCCTGGCCCGGGCCCTTGGCCTCAACACCGGGGCGACGAGCTACCACCTGCGCGAGCTCGCCCGGTACGGCTTCGTCGAGGAGACGGACGGCGCCGGGCACGGGCGCGAGCGCTGGTGGCGTGCGGTGCCCGGGGACCGGCGCTTCCCGCCGCGCAGTCGGCAGAACGCCGAGACGCGGCTCGTCATGGACGAGCTGAACCACCTGTCGTACGCCGCCGACCTGGAGCTCTTCGAGCAGCTCCAGCGCGAGAGCGGCGGCGCCGAGGCCGACGAATGGGCCGACGCCTTCCCGTACTCGCGCGGCACGATGCGGCTGACGGTGGCCGAGCTGCGCGACTTCTTCGAGGAGTACATCGCCCTCCTCAACCGCTACAAGCGCTCCGACGGAGACACCCCGCCCGGGGCCCGCACCGTCCTCACCCGCCTCCTGGCCTTCCCCGCACCGACGGACGCACCGGTCGCCGGGCCGGCCGCCGCACCGTCGGACGCCGGGGCGGCCGTCCCTCCGGGCACCCCCGACGACAACAGAAGAGAGACCGAGACCTCATGATGCTGCGCTACGCACTACAGACGATCCGCGACCGGAAGGGCGGGTTCCTGGGTGCCTTCGTCGCGTTGATGTGCGCCGCCGCGCTCATCACGGCCTGCGGCACGCTCCTGGAGACGGGCCTGCGCGGCACCATCCGCCCCGAGCGCTACGCCGCCGCCCCCGTGCTCGTCTCCGCCGATCAGAACGTGCACCAGACCACCGTCAAGCACAAGAAGGGCAAGACGAAGGTCAAGCACAAGGCGAAGCCGATCGCCGAACGGGCCTGGCTGCCGCGCGAGGTCACCGAGCGGCTCGAGGGCGTGCCGGGCGTCGGCACGGTCGTACCCGAACTGACCTTCCTGGCGCAGCCGTTGACGCCCGCGGCCAGTGACCCGGACCGTCCCGCGTACGGGCATGCCTGGTCGTCGGCCTCCCTCGCGCCCTTCCGGATCGTCGACGGACGCGCCCCGCGCGCCGCGGCGGACCTGGTCGTCGACCGCGGCCTCGCCGAGCGCGCCCGGCTCAAGCCCGGTGACCGGCTCACCGTCCAGTCGACGCGGGCTCCGCGTACGTACCGTGTCTCGGGCATCGCCGCCCCGGACGGCGGCGGGGCTGCCCTCGCGCACCAGACCGCACTGTTCTTCTCCGACCGCGAGGCCGAGCGGCTCGCCGACCACCCCGGCCGGGTCACCGCCCTCGGTGTCCTGCCGGCCGACGGCACGTCCGCGCAGGCGCTCAAGGGGGCGGTCAAGGAGGCCCTCGACGGTACGACCGCGCAGGTCAGCAGTGGTGACGGCCGTGGCTCCGTCGAGTTCCTCGACGCGGCGGGCGCACGGGTGAAGCTCGTCAGCATGGGCGGCGCGATGGGCGGGACGTCCCTGCTCGTCGCCGTGCTCGTGGTCGTCGGCACCTTCGCCCTGTCCATCCAGCAGCGTTACCGCGAACTGGCTCTGCTGCGGGCCATCGCCGCCAGCCCGAAGCAGCTCCGCAAGCTCCTCGGCCGTGAGGCGCTCCTCGTCGGGGCGGCCGCCGGCGTCCTCGGCTCGCTGGCGGGCATCCCGCTCGGAGGGCTGCTGTACGGGAAGTTCATCGACGAGGGAGTGGTTCCGGCGACGCTCGACCGGGTCGTCAGCTTCTTCCCGCCGCTCGTGGCCGTCGCCGCGACGCTGTTCGGCGCCTGGGCGGCCGCGCGCGTCTCCGCCCGACGCATCGCCCGCATCCGCCCCGGGGAGGCCCTGGCCGAGGCGAGTGTGGAGCGTACGCGGCTCTCCTGGGTGCGCATCGCCGCCGGTCTGCTCCTCCTCGCGGGCGGTGTCGTCCTCGTGCTCGTCCTCAGCGTGCTGCGGACCGAGCCCGCGTCGACTCCCGTCACGTTCCTGGCCGTTGTGGTGCTCGCTTCGGCCGTCGCTCTGCTCGGCCCGCTCGTCGTCCGGGCGTCGGCCGCCGTGCTCGGCCGGGTGCTGCGGCTCACCGGCCCGGTCGGGCGGCTCGCGCACGCCAACCTCCGGGGGAACGCCGCCCGCATGGCCGCCGCCGTCACCCCGCTGGTGCTGCTCATCGGCATGACGTGCACGGTCCTCTTCACGCAGCCCACCCTCACGGCCGCCGCCCGTGCCGAGGCGCGCGACGGTGTCCGGGCGGACTGGTCGCTCGCCGCGCAGGGCCCCGGCGTACCGGCGGCGGCCGCGCGGCGGCTGCGGGCGGCCGAAGGCGTCGAGGCCGTCACCGAGGTCGTCCGCACCACGGTGCGCGTCGGGCTCGACAAGTACCCGGCGCAGGGCGTGACTCCGGCGGGCCTCACCCGCACCTGGGACCCGGACGTCACCGCGGGCTCGCTGGCGTCCTTCGGCGCGGGTGACGTCGCCGTCAGCGAACTGGCCGCCGACCGACTCGGCCTGAAGCCGGGCAGCAGCCTTAAGCTCACCCTCGGCGACGGCACACCGGCCACCCTGAAGGTCGGCGCCGTCTACGCGCGCGGGCTCGGCTTCGGCGATCTGACCCTGGCGCACGACCTGGTCGCCCGCCACGTCGACAACCCGCTCGCCGCCACGGCCCTCGTCAGGAGTGACCGTACGAAGAATCAACTCGCGGCGACCCTGCGGGAGTTCCCGAACGTGCGGGTGGATTCCCCCGACGCCGTCGACCGTCTCCAGGCCGAGCGCGGCCAGTCGAGCGCCGACGTGAACCTCCTCGCCATGGGGCTCGTGCTGGCCTTCACCGCGATCGCCGTCGTCAACACGCTCGCGATGTCGGTCTCGGAGCGGGTCCGGGAGTTCGCGCTGCTGCGCCTCGCGGGCGCCACGGGCCGCCAGGTCCGGGGGATGCTGCGTACCGAGGCGCTGTCGGTCCTGCTCATCGCGACCGCCCTGGGCAGCGGGATCGCCCTCGCCGTCCTGACCGCGTTCAGCGTCGGCATGACCGGTTCCGCCGCCCCCGTGGTCCTGCCGCTGCTGTACGTCGCCGTGGTCGCCGTGGCGGGGCTGCTCGCCCTGATGGCGACGGCGCTGCCCGGCCGCGCCGCTCTGAAGCCGCTGCCGGTCACGGTCGCGTCGGCCAAGGAGTAAGGGGCGGTAAGCAAGGGCGGGCGCCCCTTACTCACGCTCCTACGGGAGCGCGGTACGGGGCGCCCACGCGTGCCCGGGAACCCGTACGCGGCCCGGGAACGCGTGGGCGGCCCCGGGAACGCGTACGCGGAGGGAAGAGGGCAGTCATTCGGTGACGGGGAACCCGGCCGCCTTCCAGGCCTGGAAGCCACCGACGAGGTCGGTCGCGTGCCGCAGCCCGAGCTGGCGCAGGGAGTGGGCCGCGAGGCTCGACGCGTAGCCCTCGTTGCAGACGATGACGATCTCCAGGTCGTGGCTGACGGCCTGGGGGGCACGGTGGCTGCCCTGGGGGTCGAGGCGCCACTCCAGTTCGTTGCGTTCGACGACCAGCGCCCCCGGGATCAGGCCGTCGCGCTCGCGCAGTGCCGCGTACCGGATGTCGACAAGGAGGCCACCGGACCGGTCGATCTCGTGCGCCTGGCGGGGCGTGACCCGGTCGAGGTCGCGCCGTACGCGCTCCAGGAACTCTTCTATGCCCACGGGTGCGAGCGGCTCGTCGGCGGTCGCCGAGGCCGCCGGTACACCCGGGATTCCGTTCAACTCAAGGCCCGCACTCACTGCCAGTCCTCCGGACGCTCGACGTGCTCAAGGCGTAGCACGTCACCGGTGCGGCTGTAGCGGCGGATCCGTGGAAGTGGCGGATAGTACGCGTGCACGGAGACGGCGTGCTCCGTAGGGGACTCGTTGAGCACCTCGTGCACGTGGTTGCGGCCGAACGCCCGTCCCTGTCCGGCGGGCAGTTGCCGCTCGCGGTCGATGCCTTCGGTGAGTTCCAGGGTCTTCCAGCCGTCGGTGGGCAGCCGGGCGGCGAGGGAGTTCTCCTTGAGGGCGCCCGACGCGGTGGTGAAGGCGCCGACCGACTCGGCGTGGTCGTGCCAGCCGGTACCGGTGCCGGGCGGCCACCCGATGAGCCAGGCCTCGCTGCCGCCGGGCCCGTCCAGGCGCACCCAGGTGCGGCCCTCGGGGTCGAGGGGGAGCGAGGCGACGAGATCGGTGTCCGCGGCGGCGCGGCGCACGAAGTGGAGGAGGTCGGCCGAGGTGGGCGGGGCCACCCGGGAACCGGCGGGGGAGGGCAAGGGGGCAGGGCTGGAGACAGACGCTGACATGGGACCGTCCTGGGAGTTCGCGGAACGGCGCGCCGACGACGGGCGCGCGAGAAGGGTGGTGATGGCGAATTCAGCAGGACGGCTGACACACACAGCCCGCATAGCGGACGAGGTCCATGTGGACCCTCCGCCACAAGCGGACAGCGGTGTCGGTCATGGTCCGGAGTAGACCATGACCGTGGGAAGTGGTCAACTCGCTCTCAGCATGCGGTCGGACGGTCGTTTCTGGTTCAACAGCAGCTGTCTACGGGGCCTCGGACAGCCGTTTGACCCGGCCGGGAGGCCTTGGCTCGGCGGCCTACGGGGAGGGCTTCTTCGGCTCGTTCGATGGCCCGGTGGCGGGTTTCCCCCCGGCTGCTCGGCCACCCTTCGCATCGGAACCGGGCGTCTCGTGGGCTGTCCGGTCGGCTGCACGGGCGTCGTCGGGCTCGCTGCCCGGCTTCCCGGGGGCGGCCCCGGCGTCCTTCGGGCCGCCGTCCTCCTTCGGCGCGCCCTTCGCCCGCCCCTTCTCCGGCGTTTCCCGCACCGCCTTGCCCAGGGCCGCCTCGGCGGCCGCGTAGAGCTCCGCGGGGCGTACGCCGTTCAGCGCGGTGACCAGACGGCCGTCCGGGCGTACGAGCAGGACCGTGTGCGCCGCGGCGCCCGGGTAGCTCTCCGCGACGAGGAGCTCGGCGGGGGCCGGCAGCGCGGTCACCGCGGCGGCGAGACGGGGCATGATCCCGGCCTTCATCCAGTGCCGCCGGTCCCACACGACGGTTCCGGGCGCCACGAGCACCACGAGGAACTGGCTGAGGCCGAACCGGTCCCGCAGCCGTACGACGGAACCGTCGGGAGCCGTCACGGCGACGTCGATGACCGGGGCGCCCGACTCCGTGGCCACGAGCACCGTGGAGTCCGAGCTTCCGGGGGACAGGGGCGAGTCGGCGTACGCCCCCGGCGCGCCCAGCTGGCCGCGCCCCACATGGCCGTCCGTGAGCAGTGCGTCCTGACCGCGTGCGGCCCCGGGAACGTACGAACGCAGCCCACCGCCGCCGCGGAGCACGGGCAGCGACTGGTCGGCGGCGCGCAGGCGCGCGGCCACGGCGGCGCGCCGCTCGGTCTGGTAGCTGTCGAGGAGCGCGCCGCTCGCGCCGTGGTGCCAGGCGAGCGCCAGCTTCCAGGCGAGGTTGTCGGCATCCCGGAGGCCTTCGTCCAGGCCCTGGGTGCCGACGGCGCCCAGGAGATGGGCGGCGTCCCCGGCCAGGAAGCAGCGCCCGGACCGCCAGCGGCGGGCGAGCCGGTGGTGGACCGTGTGGACGCCGGTGTCGAGCAGGTCGTACGGCGGGGTGGCGCCGCACCAGCCCGAGAGGGTCTCCCGGACGCGGGAGACGAGGGCGTCGGGCGTCACCAGGTCGCCGCGCGGCGGCAGCAGCCAGTCGACCCGCCAGACGCCGCCCGGCAGTGGACGCGCCGTCACCTCGGGGCCCCCGCCGGGCCACGGCGGGCTCCGGTGCAGCAACGCTTCGCCGGGCCAGGGAAGTTCCGTCCGCAGGGCGGCGACGGCGTGCCGCTCGACCGCGGTGCGCCCCGGGAAGCGGATGTCGAGCAGTTTGCGGACCGTCGACCGGGGGCCGTCGCAGCCGACGAGATAGCTGCCGCGCCACCAGGTGTCCTTGGGCCCGCGGGTGTGGGCCGTGAGTCCCGAGGCGTCCTGCTCCAGGGTGTCCAGCTTGCTCTCCACCGCGACCTTCACGAGCCGCTCGTCGACGATGGCGTCCCGCAGCGCACCGGTCAGCACGTGCTGCGGCACGTGCAACGGCGAGGGCATCTCGTCACTGAACGTGAGCTGCCGCATCACCTGCTTGCGCCGCATCGACCGCCAGCCGCCCCAGCGCGCTC harbors:
- a CDS encoding helix-turn-helix domain-containing protein, which encodes MVHHQGRSEGRAPSGAAKDGPVAKSGPPVGSGRAGADETGRADGAVPAPEELSDLKVLKALAQPRRQQMLQHLTVHGPATSATLARALGLNTGATSYHLRELARYGFVEETDGAGHGRERWWRAVPGDRRFPPRSRQNAETRLVMDELNHLSYAADLELFEQLQRESGGAEADEWADAFPYSRGTMRLTVAELRDFFEEYIALLNRYKRSDGDTPPGARTVLTRLLAFPAPTDAPVAGPAAAPSDAGAAVPPGTPDDNRRETETS
- a CDS encoding FtsX-like permease family protein, whose amino-acid sequence is MMLRYALQTIRDRKGGFLGAFVALMCAAALITACGTLLETGLRGTIRPERYAAAPVLVSADQNVHQTTVKHKKGKTKVKHKAKPIAERAWLPREVTERLEGVPGVGTVVPELTFLAQPLTPAASDPDRPAYGHAWSSASLAPFRIVDGRAPRAAADLVVDRGLAERARLKPGDRLTVQSTRAPRTYRVSGIAAPDGGGAALAHQTALFFSDREAERLADHPGRVTALGVLPADGTSAQALKGAVKEALDGTTAQVSSGDGRGSVEFLDAAGARVKLVSMGGAMGGTSLLVAVLVVVGTFALSIQQRYRELALLRAIAASPKQLRKLLGREALLVGAAAGVLGSLAGIPLGGLLYGKFIDEGVVPATLDRVVSFFPPLVAVAATLFGAWAAARVSARRIARIRPGEALAEASVERTRLSWVRIAAGLLLLAGGVVLVLVLSVLRTEPASTPVTFLAVVVLASAVALLGPLVVRASAAVLGRVLRLTGPVGRLAHANLRGNAARMAAAVTPLVLLIGMTCTVLFTQPTLTAAARAEARDGVRADWSLAAQGPGVPAAAARRLRAAEGVEAVTEVVRTTVRVGLDKYPAQGVTPAGLTRTWDPDVTAGSLASFGAGDVAVSELAADRLGLKPGSSLKLTLGDGTPATLKVGAVYARGLGFGDLTLAHDLVARHVDNPLAATALVRSDRTKNQLAATLREFPNVRVDSPDAVDRLQAERGQSSADVNLLAMGLVLAFTAIAVVNTLAMSVSERVREFALLRLAGATGRQVRGMLRTEALSVLLIATALGSGIALAVLTAFSVGMTGSAAPVVLPLLYVAVVAVAGLLALMATALPGRAALKPLPVTVASAKE
- a CDS encoding rhodanese-like domain-containing protein, whose amino-acid sequence is MPGVPAASATADEPLAPVGIEEFLERVRRDLDRVTPRQAHEIDRSGGLLVDIRYAALRERDGLIPGALVVERNELEWRLDPQGSHRAPQAVSHDLEIVIVCNEGYASSLAAHSLRQLGLRHATDLVGGFQAWKAAGFPVTE
- a CDS encoding cysteine dioxygenase; this translates as MSASVSSPAPLPSPAGSRVAPPTSADLLHFVRRAAADTDLVASLPLDPEGRTWVRLDGPGGSEAWLIGWPPGTGTGWHDHAESVGAFTTASGALKENSLAARLPTDGWKTLELTEGIDRERQLPAGQGRAFGRNHVHEVLNESPTEHAVSVHAYYPPLPRIRRYSRTGDVLRLEHVERPEDWQ
- a CDS encoding FAD-dependent monooxygenase; translated protein: MDPVIVVGAGPVGLTLALALARHSVPTVVLDEGPGKDEQRPARTVVLREDTAALVERLCGVSFGGPDTGARWGGWRSMRRKQVMRQLTFSDEMPSPLHVPQHVLTGALRDAIVDERLVKVAVESKLDTLEQDASGLTAHTRGPKDTWWRGSYLVGCDGPRSTVRKLLDIRFPGRTAVERHAVAALRTELPWPGEALLHRSPPWPGGGPEVTARPLPGGVWRVDWLLPPRGDLVTPDALVSRVRETLSGWCGATPPYDLLDTGVHTVHHRLARRWRSGRCFLAGDAAHLLGAVGTQGLDEGLRDADNLAWKLALAWHHGASGALLDSYQTERRAAVAARLRAADQSLPVLRGGGGLRSYVPGAARGQDALLTDGHVGRGQLGAPGAYADSPLSPGSSDSTVLVATESGAPVIDVAVTAPDGSVVRLRDRFGLSQFLVVLVAPGTVVWDRRHWMKAGIMPRLAAAVTALPAPAELLVAESYPGAAAHTVLLVRPDGRLVTALNGVRPAELYAAAEAALGKAVRETPEKGRAKGAPKEDGGPKDAGAAPGKPGSEPDDARAADRTAHETPGSDAKGGRAAGGKPATGPSNEPKKPSP